Proteins from a single region of Bacteroidota bacterium:
- a CDS encoding ferredoxin--NADP reductase: MTTIPGFYNLKVKKVNRETDKAVTVFFEIPEIIKDKFHYKAGQFLTIEAEIKNESVRRSYSICTSPYIDSDLAVTIKEVEGGKMSTYINNQLKEGAFLNVMPPNGKFIVEPQPINTKVYILFGGGSGITPLMGIAKTVLSQEPESKVYLIYANQNINAVIFKSALDEMEKQNKDRFKIYYSYDKAPMMWFGLKGFLTESVVVDILKYKIAGHYASAHYYICGPSPMMDVVMQGLVNIDIDATHIHSEYFGATTKHESKVSDVQSEGKKGFSGKAKVQVTLYGKTIEIEVKENQTILDAANAAGLQPPYSCTVGVCTTCRAKVLKGKVEMMEREGLSDSEIDEGYILTCQSLPRSEEIQIIYE, encoded by the coding sequence ATGACAACAATTCCAGGCTTTTATAATCTTAAAGTAAAAAAAGTAAATAGAGAAACAGATAAAGCGGTAACTGTTTTTTTTGAAATTCCGGAAATTATAAAAGATAAGTTTCACTATAAGGCTGGACAGTTCTTGACTATTGAAGCAGAAATCAAAAATGAAAGTGTCAGGCGTTCCTATAGTATTTGCACTTCTCCTTATATTGATTCGGATTTAGCGGTTACTATCAAAGAAGTAGAGGGTGGTAAAATGTCAACATATATAAATAACCAATTAAAAGAAGGTGCATTCCTCAATGTGATGCCTCCCAATGGAAAATTTATAGTTGAACCGCAGCCAATCAACACTAAAGTATATATACTATTCGGGGGAGGTAGCGGTATAACGCCTTTGATGGGAATTGCAAAGACTGTTCTTTCGCAAGAACCTGAATCAAAAGTCTATTTGATTTACGCCAACCAGAATATAAATGCTGTCATTTTCAAATCTGCTTTAGATGAAATGGAAAAACAAAACAAAGACAGATTTAAAATCTATTATTCTTATGACAAAGCACCAATGATGTGGTTTGGTCTGAAAGGGTTTCTAACCGAATCTGTTGTAGTAGATATTTTGAAATATAAAATAGCCGGACATTATGCTTCCGCTCATTATTATATATGTGGACCAAGTCCTATGATGGATGTTGTTATGCAAGGATTGGTAAATATTGACATAGATGCAACTCATATTCATAGCGAATATTTTGGAGCTACAACAAAACACGAAAGCAAGGTATCGGATGTGCAAAGCGAAGGCAAAAAAGGATTCTCCGGCAAAGCCAAAGTACAGGTTACACTGTATGGAAAAACCATTGAGATAGAAGTAAAAGAAAACCAGACTATTTTAGATGCAGCCAATGCAGCCGGACTTCAACCTCCTTATTCATGTACAGTGGGCGTTTGCACCACTTGTAGAGCCAAAGTGCTCAAAGGCAAGGTTGAGATGATGGAACGAGAAGGGCTGAGTGATTCTGAAATTGACGAAGGATATATTTTAACCTGCCAGTCTCTTCCACGAAGCGAAGAAATTCAAATCATATATGAGTAA
- a CDS encoding aspartate-semialdehyde dehydrogenase, with the protein MKVAVVGATGLVGTKMLEVLEERNFPITELIPVASVKSIGKKVLYKGNQYSIVSLEQAIQLKPQIALFSAGGNVSHEWAPRFAAVGTTVIDNSSAWRMNKDIKLVVPEVNAHLLTKTDKIIANPNCSTIQMVVALSPIYNKFGIKRLVISTYQSVTGTGAKAVAQLMSERKGEQDSEKAYPYPIDLNVIPQIDVFVEDGYTKEEMKMMNETRKILGDEKIAITATTVRIPVIGGHSESVNVETLRPFEIEQIFSLYNNNTYGIRLKDNPKELSYPMPIDAHNNDTVWVGRIRKDFSQPNAFNIWIVSDNLRKGAATNAVQIAEYLLKHKLV; encoded by the coding sequence ATGAAAGTGGCGGTTGTCGGTGCAACAGGACTTGTAGGAACCAAAATGTTGGAAGTATTAGAGGAAAGAAATTTTCCTATAACAGAACTTATCCCCGTTGCTTCTGTTAAATCAATAGGAAAAAAAGTACTTTATAAAGGCAATCAGTATTCCATTGTTTCTCTTGAACAGGCAATTCAATTAAAACCACAGATAGCTCTATTCTCTGCCGGAGGAAATGTTTCACATGAATGGGCCCCTCGTTTTGCAGCAGTCGGAACAACTGTAATAGACAATAGTTCTGCCTGGCGTATGAATAAGGACATTAAATTAGTAGTACCCGAGGTTAATGCCCATTTGTTAACCAAAACCGATAAAATTATTGCCAACCCCAACTGTAGTACCATTCAAATGGTAGTGGCTTTATCTCCTATATATAATAAGTTCGGAATTAAAAGACTCGTCATTTCTACTTATCAATCCGTTACAGGGACAGGTGCCAAAGCTGTAGCACAATTAATGTCAGAAAGGAAAGGCGAACAAGATTCTGAAAAAGCGTATCCCTATCCGATAGATTTGAATGTTATTCCTCAAATTGATGTCTTCGTTGAAGATGGCTACACCAAAGAGGAAATGAAGATGATGAATGAAACAAGAAAAATTCTAGGTGATGAAAAGATTGCTATAACTGCAACTACAGTGAGAATACCGGTAATCGGAGGTCATAGCGAATCCGTGAATGTCGAAACTTTAAGACCCTTCGAAATCGAACAAATCTTCTCCCTCTATAATAATAATACCTATGGTATTAGGCTTAAAGATAACCCCAAAGAACTTTCCTATCCTATGCCTATTGATGCACACAACAATGATACTGTGTGGGTCGGACGAATCAGAAAGGATTTTAGTCAACCCAATGCCTTTAATATATGGATAGTTTCTGACAACTTGCGCAAAGGCGCAGCCACCAATGCAGTTCAGATAGCAGAGTATTTGCTCAAACATAAATTAGTATAA
- a CDS encoding superoxide dismutase, whose translation MTQKPLQYAYNALEPYIDAQTMEIHYSKHAAAYAKNLQDAAKAENVSENTDVSDILKNISKYSAKMRNNAGGHYNHELFWDIMSPTPQTSPQGTLAKAIDRDFGSFEKFANLFEEKAKTRFGSGWAWLTFNNGKLEVGSTPNQDNPLMDVSDLKGVPLMGIDVWEHAYYLHYQNRRPDYVKNWWKVLDWKKVQSRFELVSK comes from the coding sequence TTGACACAGAAGCCGCTACAATATGCATACAATGCGCTTGAACCCTATATAGATGCACAAACTATGGAGATTCACTACAGCAAACATGCGGCTGCTTATGCCAAAAACCTTCAGGATGCAGCCAAAGCTGAAAATGTTTCTGAAAATACAGATGTGTCAGATATTCTCAAAAATATCTCAAAATATTCTGCAAAAATGAGAAATAATGCCGGAGGGCACTATAATCATGAGTTGTTTTGGGATATTATGTCTCCTACTCCTCAAACATCTCCGCAAGGAACATTGGCAAAAGCAATAGACAGAGATTTTGGTTCGTTTGAAAAGTTTGCGAACTTATTTGAAGAAAAAGCAAAAACACGTTTTGGCTCAGGATGGGCATGGCTGACCTTTAACAATGGAAAATTGGAAGTTGGCTCAACACCCAATCAAGATAATCCTTTGATGGATGTTTCCGACTTGAAAGGAGTGCCGCTGATGGGCATAGATGTTTGGGAACACGCCTATTATCTGCATTATCAAAACCGCAGACCGGATTATGTAAAAAACTGGTGGAAAGTTCTTGACTGGAAAAAGGTTCAATCAAGATTTGAGCTTGTGTCTAAGTAA
- a CDS encoding NAD-dependent epimerase/dehydratase family protein — protein sequence MNTDKILLIGACGQLGTELTETLRQIYGDSNVIASDIRKSDSPVFESGPFETLNVLDKAQLGAVFAKYKPTQVYHLAALLSATAEQKPKLGWELNMDGLFNVFDAALEYKTAKVYWPSSIAVFGTNTPRHNTPQFCIMDPTTVYGISKLAGERYCEYYYKRYGLDVRSLRYPGLIGYKSAPGGGTTDYAVSIYHDALKTKHHECFLSEKTTLPMLYMPDALKATIGLMDVPAEKILIRSSYNLAGMSFSPEEITAAIQKFIPEFTTTYKPDQRQAIADSWPASIDDTRARTDWGWKPDFDLNKMSEDMLKNLAVQYGVKSI from the coding sequence ATGAATACAGACAAAATTCTATTAATAGGAGCCTGCGGACAATTAGGTACTGAATTGACCGAAACACTTAGGCAAATTTATGGTGACAGTAATGTAATTGCATCCGATATCAGAAAATCAGACAGCCCTGTGTTTGAATCAGGTCCGTTTGAAACCTTGAACGTTTTGGACAAGGCGCAATTAGGAGCGGTGTTTGCCAAATACAAACCCACTCAGGTTTATCACTTAGCCGCTTTGTTGAGCGCAACAGCAGAACAAAAGCCCAAACTCGGATGGGAATTGAATATGGACGGCTTGTTCAATGTGTTTGATGCAGCGCTCGAATATAAAACCGCCAAAGTCTATTGGCCCTCATCCATTGCAGTTTTTGGTACCAACACACCAAGACATAACACTCCTCAATTTTGTATTATGGATCCAACCACGGTATATGGTATAAGCAAGTTGGCGGGAGAACGCTATTGTGAATACTATTATAAAAGATACGGTTTAGATGTGAGAAGTCTGCGCTATCCGGGTTTGATTGGGTATAAGTCCGCACCCGGTGGAGGAACAACTGATTATGCCGTGAGCATTTATCATGACGCATTGAAAACAAAACATCATGAATGTTTCCTCAGCGAAAAAACAACGCTTCCTATGCTTTATATGCCGGATGCACTTAAAGCAACAATAGGATTGATGGATGTTCCTGCTGAAAAAATACTGATACGTTCCAGCTATAACCTTGCCGGCATGAGTTTTTCGCCCGAAGAAATTACAGCTGCTATTCAAAAATTCATTCCTGAATTCACAACCACATACAAACCTGATCAACGTCAAGCTATTGCCGATTCGTGGCCCGCAAGTATTGATGACACCCGCGCCAGAACAGACTGGGGATGGAAGCCGGATTTTGATTTAAATAAAATGTCTGAGGATATGCTCAAAAACCTGGCTGTGCAGTATGGAGTGAAATCCATATAA
- a CDS encoding glycosyltransferase gives MSQPLFSILIPTWNNLPYLQLCVESILKHSTYRHQLILHINEGTDGTLDWARNNDQIEFTQSSENIGICEALNLAATKATTDYICYFNDDMYALPAWDKVLLEQIEQLGHHQFFFSATMIEPFAGKNMCAIGGYNFGTNPANFNETELLSQFADIPKKDWCGASWPPNVVHKSLWDKVGGYSLEFSPGLYSDPDFSMKLWQVGVREFRGIANSRVYHFGSKSLKRIQMNDGRSTFKQKWKMTPGFFDKHYLHKGKEWSGTLPEAKKNLSYWVNRCRVKFIFF, from the coding sequence ATGTCGCAACCCCTATTCTCCATACTCATTCCTACTTGGAACAATTTGCCTTATTTGCAACTTTGTGTGGAGAGCATCCTCAAACATTCTACCTACCGACATCAGCTAATCTTGCACATTAACGAAGGAACGGACGGAACGCTTGACTGGGCAAGGAACAATGATCAAATTGAGTTTACGCAAAGTTCGGAGAATATTGGAATATGCGAGGCGTTAAACTTAGCTGCAACCAAAGCCACGACTGATTATATCTGTTATTTTAATGATGACATGTATGCGCTACCTGCTTGGGACAAAGTGTTGTTGGAACAGATTGAGCAATTAGGTCACCATCAATTCTTTTTTTCTGCTACCATGATAGAGCCTTTTGCAGGCAAGAATATGTGTGCCATTGGCGGATACAATTTTGGCACCAATCCCGCTAATTTCAATGAAACTGAGCTTCTTTCGCAATTTGCTGATATTCCTAAGAAAGATTGGTGTGGCGCAAGTTGGCCTCCCAATGTGGTGCATAAATCGCTTTGGGATAAAGTAGGCGGATATAGTCTTGAATTTAGTCCGGGCTTGTATTCCGACCCTGATTTCAGTATGAAACTTTGGCAAGTTGGTGTGCGAGAGTTTAGAGGGATTGCAAATAGCAGGGTGTATCATTTCGGGTCAAAATCGCTCAAAAGAATCCAGATGAATGACGGGCGCAGCACTTTTAAACAGAAATGGAAAATGACTCCGGGGTTCTTTGACAAACATTACTTACACAAAGGTAAAGAATGGAGCGGAACACTACCGGAGGCGAAAAAAAACCTCTCCTATTGGGTTAACAGGTGTCGGGTGAAATTTATTTTTTTCTAA
- the der gene encoding ribosome biogenesis GTPase Der has translation MGNIVAIVGRPNVGKSTLFNRLTGERKAIVHDSSGVTRDRHYGECEWTGRSFTVIDTGGYVPNSSDVFEKAIVEQVNIAIQESDLLLFVVDVTNDITDLDMAFANVLRKTGKPVIIVANKTDNQMLIPQASVFYSFGFDELYTISSLSGTGTGELLDRVVALLPKEPEADIQEVIIPKVAILGRPNVGKSSLTNTLLGNDRNIVTDVAGTTRDSIHSHYNAFGKEMILIDTAGIRRKKNVIEDIEFYSVMRSLRSMEEADICVIMIDATIGMDAQDVNLFYLAHRRGKGIVVLVNKWDIVEKDTHTAKDYTQVIHSRVQPFSDFPILFISAINKQRIYDTVQKIQMVYENRHKHISTSKLNEFVQEIMERHPPQSKKGKHVKIKYATQLKTNYPCFVFFCNLPQYLTDAYKRYIENQMRKEFDFNGVPVKMFFRKK, from the coding sequence ATGGGAAATATAGTAGCCATAGTAGGACGACCCAATGTGGGCAAATCCACCTTGTTTAACAGGTTGACAGGAGAGCGCAAAGCCATTGTGCACGACTCAAGCGGTGTAACCCGAGACCGGCACTACGGTGAATGTGAATGGACAGGCAGGAGCTTTACTGTTATTGATACAGGCGGGTATGTGCCCAACAGTAGCGATGTTTTTGAAAAAGCCATCGTAGAACAAGTGAATATTGCTATCCAAGAGAGTGATTTGTTGCTCTTTGTGGTGGATGTTACCAATGATATTACAGACCTCGACATGGCTTTTGCAAATGTGCTTCGCAAAACAGGCAAGCCGGTTATTATTGTTGCCAACAAAACGGATAATCAAATGCTGATTCCCCAAGCAAGTGTGTTCTACAGCTTTGGTTTTGATGAACTTTATACTATTTCTTCGCTTTCCGGAACCGGAACGGGAGAACTGCTCGATAGGGTTGTAGCACTATTGCCCAAAGAACCTGAAGCTGATATTCAAGAAGTGATTATTCCAAAGGTGGCTATCTTAGGTCGTCCCAATGTCGGCAAATCTTCGTTGACCAATACTTTGCTTGGCAATGACCGCAATATTGTTACAGATGTTGCCGGCACAACGCGTGACAGTATTCACTCGCATTATAATGCTTTTGGCAAGGAGATGATTTTGATTGATACTGCGGGTATTCGAAGAAAAAAGAATGTGATTGAAGACATTGAGTTTTACTCGGTAATGCGCTCTCTCAGGTCTATGGAAGAAGCGGATATTTGTGTCATCATGATAGATGCCACAATCGGAATGGATGCACAGGATGTCAATCTTTTCTACCTCGCACACAGAAGAGGCAAAGGAATTGTGGTGTTGGTCAATAAATGGGATATAGTTGAAAAAGATACACATACCGCCAAAGACTATACTCAGGTAATTCATTCGCGTGTGCAACCCTTCTCCGACTTTCCGATATTGTTTATCTCCGCCATCAACAAGCAGAGAATTTATGATACGGTACAAAAGATTCAAATGGTGTATGAAAACCGACACAAACACATTTCTACGTCAAAACTAAATGAGTTTGTTCAAGAAATAATGGAACGTCATCCTCCGCAATCTAAAAAGGGTAAGCATGTCAAAATCAAATACGCCACACAACTCAAAACCAATTATCCTTGCTTTGTTTTCTTCTGCAACCTGCCGCAATACTTGACAGATGCATACAAAAGGTATATTGAAAATCAGATGAGAAAAGAATTTGATTTTAACGGAGTGCCGGTCAAGATGTTTTTTAGAAAAAAATAA
- the era gene encoding GTPase Era, whose product MPFKSGFVTIIGRPNVGKSTIMNHFVGQKLSIVTPKASTTRHRITGVVTDENYQVVFSDTPGVIKAAYELHNAMMDFVWTALEDSDLVLYMLEVEEPVNDLIINKLKESGLPVLVLLNKIDLSTQKRVEERIAELIQNPLFKDVIPVSALYGFDSKIVLEKIVSYLPEGMPYFPDDQITDRTERFFVSEIIREQIFYLYSKEIPYSCEVIVEDFKEQNNIINIRAFIMVEREGQKGILVGKGGEGIKRVGTKSRRELETFLEKHVFLDLRVKVAEGWRKKELFLKRFGYKN is encoded by the coding sequence ATGCCTTTTAAGTCGGGTTTTGTTACAATTATTGGACGTCCCAATGTAGGGAAGTCCACTATTATGAACCATTTTGTGGGTCAAAAACTTTCTATTGTTACCCCTAAAGCCTCTACTACAAGGCATCGCATTACGGGTGTGGTAACGGATGAAAACTACCAAGTTGTTTTTTCAGATACTCCGGGTGTGATTAAAGCAGCTTATGAACTACACAATGCCATGATGGACTTTGTGTGGACTGCCTTGGAAGACAGCGACCTTGTCTTGTATATGCTTGAGGTGGAAGAACCTGTGAATGATTTGATAATAAATAAGCTCAAAGAATCAGGGTTGCCGGTGTTGGTGTTATTGAACAAAATTGATTTGAGTACTCAAAAAAGAGTGGAAGAAAGAATTGCAGAACTTATCCAAAATCCCTTATTTAAGGATGTAATTCCGGTGAGTGCTTTGTATGGGTTTGACAGCAAAATAGTATTAGAAAAAATTGTGAGTTATCTTCCCGAAGGAATGCCTTATTTCCCTGATGACCAAATAACTGACAGAACCGAGCGTTTCTTTGTTTCTGAAATTATCCGTGAACAGATTTTTTATCTTTATTCAAAAGAGATTCCATACAGTTGCGAAGTGATTGTGGAAGATTTTAAGGAGCAAAATAATATCATAAACATTCGGGCTTTTATCATGGTTGAGAGAGAAGGTCAAAAAGGAATATTGGTAGGCAAAGGAGGGGAGGGGATTAAGCGTGTTGGTACTAAATCAAGAAGAGAATTAGAAACGTTTCTGGAAAAACATGTTTTTTTGGATTTGAGAGTAAAAGTAGCCGAAGGCTGGCGTAAAAAAGAGTTGTTTTTGAAAAGATTTGGGTATAAAAATTAA
- a CDS encoding serine hydroxymethyltransferase, which produces MKRDDLVFGLIHQELKRQQEGIELIASENFVSKQVMEAMGSVLTNKYAEGLPGKRYYGGCEIVDQTEELARERLKELFGAEWANVQPHSGAQANASVMLACLKPGDKILGFNLSHGGHLTHGSPVNFSGKLYNPVFYNVEEETGKIDFDKVAQQIIAEKPKLVIAGASSYSRDWDYAKMRAAADQVGALLMADIAHPAGLIATKLLNDPLKHCHIITSTTHKTLRGPRGGVIMMGKDFENPFGERTPKGELKMMSALLDSGVFPGTQGGPLEHVIAAKAVAFGEDLQPEYSDYCRQIIKNAQAMAKEFIARGYKLISGGTDNHLMLIDLRPKGDAITGKLAENTLGLCGITVNKNTVPFETRSPFVTSGIRVGTPAITTRGMKEDAMPEIVTYIDEAIMNHDNETKLKSIHEQVKKLMAKYPLYQG; this is translated from the coding sequence ATGAAAAGAGATGATTTGGTTTTTGGTCTTATCCATCAGGAATTGAAAAGACAGCAGGAAGGAATAGAGTTAATTGCTTCAGAAAATTTTGTGAGTAAACAAGTAATGGAAGCAATGGGAAGTGTTTTGACAAATAAATATGCGGAAGGGCTTCCCGGCAAGCGCTATTATGGCGGATGTGAAATTGTGGATCAAACCGAAGAACTTGCCAGAGAAAGACTCAAAGAACTTTTTGGTGCAGAATGGGCAAATGTTCAGCCACACTCAGGCGCACAAGCTAATGCTTCTGTGATGCTTGCTTGCCTTAAGCCCGGTGATAAGATTTTAGGGTTCAACCTATCTCACGGAGGACACTTGACACACGGTTCTCCTGTGAATTTTTCAGGCAAACTCTATAACCCCGTTTTTTATAATGTAGAAGAAGAAACCGGAAAGATTGATTTTGACAAAGTTGCGCAACAAATCATAGCCGAAAAACCCAAATTGGTCATAGCCGGAGCTTCCAGTTACAGTCGCGATTGGGATTATGCCAAAATGCGTGCTGCTGCAGACCAAGTTGGAGCATTATTAATGGCAGACATTGCGCACCCTGCCGGATTGATTGCCACAAAACTACTTAACGACCCCCTTAAGCACTGTCATATCATAACTTCTACAACCCATAAAACGTTGAGAGGACCCAGAGGAGGCGTGATTATGATGGGCAAAGATTTTGAAAATCCTTTTGGCGAAAGGACTCCCAAGGGCGAACTCAAGATGATGAGCGCATTGCTTGATTCCGGTGTATTTCCCGGTACACAGGGAGGTCCATTAGAGCATGTGATTGCAGCAAAAGCAGTGGCTTTTGGCGAAGATTTACAACCCGAATACTCCGACTATTGCAGGCAAATAATCAAAAATGCACAAGCCATGGCAAAAGAGTTTATAGCAAGGGGCTACAAGTTGATATCAGGCGGAACAGACAACCATTTAATGTTGATTGACCTCAGACCCAAAGGTGATGCTATCACAGGCAAATTGGCAGAAAACACACTCGGTTTGTGTGGTATTACCGTAAACAAAAATACAGTTCCGTTCGAAACCCGTTCACCTTTTGTAACATCCGGTATCAGAGTGGGTACACCCGCCATCACCACCAGAGGAATGAAAGAGGATGCAATGCCCGAAATTGTTACCTATATTGACGAGGCTATCATGAACCACGACAATGAAACCAAACTGAAATCCATCCACGAACAAGTGAAAAAGCTGATGGCTAAATACCCTTTGTATCAGGGGTAA
- a CDS encoding lactoylglutathione lyase: MKHIQLIETILYVNDQQASAGFYTKLFRQKPDLNVAGMTEFRLAENCKLGLMPNKGIAKILSGKTPHPDQGNGIPRCELYFYVENIELEFENAMKIGAKLISDVKVQDWGDKVCYFADIDGHIIAFAEKLNKK, from the coding sequence ATGAAACACATTCAACTCATAGAAACTATATTATACGTAAATGACCAACAAGCAAGTGCTGGTTTTTATACAAAATTATTTCGACAAAAACCCGACTTAAATGTTGCTGGAATGACAGAGTTTAGACTTGCCGAAAACTGCAAATTAGGGCTAATGCCAAACAAAGGAATTGCCAAAATACTTTCGGGCAAAACACCGCATCCGGACCAAGGAAACGGAATTCCAAGATGCGAACTTTATTTTTACGTTGAAAATATTGAACTCGAATTTGAAAATGCTATGAAAATCGGAGCAAAACTAATAAGTGATGTTAAAGTCCAAGATTGGGGCGACAAAGTTTGTTATTTTGCAGACATTGACGGGCATATAATTGCATTTGCAGAAAAACTGAATAAAAAATAA
- a CDS encoding T9SS type A sorting domain-containing protein — MKKILLLLLIGAPVSNVLAQSLHLSTMNSFLNSAFEQQSQPIIKSNIIPSKTVSSSVIGGIAQIMQAEKFNFEISPNTVTHGDTLIVGFTAKDTLFVTGTWNHSGPILVMNDGVVIFKNANANILGDLLIVGYGKVFADSSLLNFPQQFFYQRTILVFQHGYLNFSNTKLNYGGFTHNFTVSDSGVVVMNNVTQTDFTTTGLSGNGSISINGCNLTGEFIIMDNVNLQLQNVQQALLWHHFPSTAVINHNFPSGDSLSSYTFNNSTVGVSGIDYNIQVNNSTHIEWGMMPLGGSDIAVSDSKIRAIGLWFTGNDSSSVSGLVDNASYPDFTAPLNDRNLHIKNSSVTTWSLYIFDSKKLYIKGCILGEVGSFGTSKITGESYWVDGSGGYCFSSDSSFYFNANVVVSSAVRSERNSFFVFAYSTQTVGVPTAIGQSVLVVAQSVIPQDPIAFDRSVVWLANIAQPVIGNINTDIPIIGSAWIDKTKSSPLMDFAQYKVDFQKEGDIVWTPLTGNITNEVRNGTLATWDTRTLATGNYILRLTLSDTWGNHVEAKKTVILQSEALSAYLCAFDKKLRIYPNPFSEQTVIQTTTVLNDATLFVSDIFGKNIVRISGIVGQAITLNREDLPAGIYFIRLVQDNQVLADAKIVVCD, encoded by the coding sequence ATGAAAAAAATATTATTATTATTGCTTATTGGTGCTCCTGTGAGCAATGTCTTGGCTCAATCACTGCATTTGAGCACAATGAACAGCTTCTTAAATTCTGCTTTTGAACAACAAAGCCAGCCCATAATTAAAAGCAATATTATTCCATCCAAGACTGTGTCTTCGTCTGTTATTGGGGGGATTGCACAAATAATGCAAGCTGAAAAGTTTAATTTCGAAATTAGTCCCAATACTGTGACACATGGAGATACCTTGATTGTCGGATTCACTGCAAAAGATACCTTGTTTGTTACAGGAACTTGGAATCATTCCGGACCGATATTGGTAATGAATGACGGTGTTGTTATTTTCAAAAATGCTAATGCAAATATCTTGGGCGACTTGTTGATTGTAGGGTATGGTAAGGTGTTCGCAGATTCTTCTTTGCTCAATTTTCCTCAACAATTCTTTTATCAGCGCACCATTCTTGTTTTTCAACACGGGTATCTGAATTTTTCAAATACAAAGTTGAATTATGGCGGTTTTACACACAATTTTACTGTGTCAGACTCCGGTGTAGTAGTGATGAATAATGTAACTCAAACGGATTTCACCACAACAGGACTTTCCGGCAACGGCAGTATTTCCATCAATGGTTGCAATCTTACGGGAGAATTTATCATTATGGACAATGTCAATCTTCAGTTGCAAAACGTACAACAAGCGTTGCTATGGCATCATTTTCCGTCAACAGCGGTTATTAATCACAATTTTCCATCCGGGGACAGTTTGAGTTCATATACCTTTAACAATTCAACAGTGGGTGTAAGTGGTATTGATTATAATATTCAAGTCAATAATTCTACACATATCGAATGGGGTATGATGCCGCTTGGAGGCTCTGATATTGCAGTTTCAGATTCTAAGATTAGGGCAATTGGTCTGTGGTTTACCGGGAATGATTCGAGCAGTGTGTCGGGTTTGGTTGATAATGCTAGCTACCCGGACTTTACTGCACCATTAAATGACAGAAATTTGCATATCAAAAACTCAAGCGTTACTACTTGGAGTCTTTATATTTTTGACAGTAAGAAATTATATATCAAAGGTTGTATTCTGGGGGAAGTGGGGTCATTTGGCACCTCGAAAATTACCGGAGAAAGCTATTGGGTTGATGGTTCGGGCGGTTATTGTTTTTCCTCTGATTCATCTTTTTATTTCAATGCCAATGTGGTTGTTTCCTCTGCTGTCAGAAGTGAGCGAAATTCCTTTTTTGTGTTTGCGTATTCAACCCAAACTGTAGGCGTCCCTACTGCAATAGGGCAGTCTGTTTTGGTTGTAGCACAAAGTGTTATTCCTCAAGACCCCATTGCGTTTGACCGGAGTGTAGTATGGTTGGCAAATATTGCACAACCGGTGATAGGCAACATTAATACCGATATTCCCATCATCGGTTCGGCATGGATTGACAAGACAAAATCAAGCCCTTTGATGGACTTTGCACAATATAAAGTTGATTTTCAAAAAGAAGGAGATATTGTCTGGACTCCTTTAACAGGCAATATCACGAATGAGGTTAGAAATGGAACACTTGCTACATGGGATACTCGTACATTGGCAACGGGTAACTATATCCTGCGTTTAACGCTTTCGGACACATGGGGCAATCATGTAGAAGCTAAGAAAACGGTGATTTTACAATCAGAAGCGCTGAGTGCGTATTTGTGCGCTTTTGACAAAAAATTGAGGATTTATCCCAATCCTTTTTCTGAACAAACGGTGATTCAAACTACCACAGTTCTAAATGATGCAACATTGTTTGTGTCAGATATATTCGGCAAGAATATTGTCCGTATTAGCGGTATTGTCGGGCAAGCCATTACCTTGAACAGGGAAGATCTTCCGGCTGGTATATATTTTATCAGACTTGTACAAGACAATCAGGTATTAGCAGACGCAAAGATTGTGGTTTGTGATTGA
- a CDS encoding MerR family transcriptional regulator produces the protein MEHANERKNFRIGEVAKMFKVKTSLLRFWETEFEQLKPLKTKGGERIYRAEHIKLIAQIHDLTKEKGYTLAGAKEILTISNHKLEIQQDITQRLKKVRTILEGLKKELEE, from the coding sequence ATGGAGCACGCTAATGAACGCAAAAATTTCAGGATTGGAGAAGTTGCCAAAATGTTTAAGGTTAAAACTTCTTTATTGCGTTTTTGGGAAACTGAGTTTGAACAACTTAAACCTTTAAAGACTAAGGGAGGAGAGAGAATTTATCGCGCAGAACATATTAAGTTGATAGCCCAAATTCACGATCTCACGAAAGAGAAGGGTTATACGCTTGCAGGAGCTAAAGAAATTTTAACTATATCTAATCATAAACTTGAAATACAGCAGGATATTACTCAACGACTGAAGAAAGTGCGAACGATATTGGAAGGATTGAAAAAAGAGCTGGAAGAGTAA